GGAAAAGGGTGCGGTGCTTCAACGGGACAAAGAAACTTTTGCGGTGGTTCCCCATCTGCCTGGCGGGCTGATTACTCCGGATGCTTTAAGAAGAATAGCTGATGTTGCTGAGAAATATAACGCCAAGGCTCTGAAAATGACTTCCGCTCAACGCCTGGCAATTGTAGGTTTGAAGGAAGAAGATCTGGACAATGTCTGGCGCGATCTGGACATGAAGCCAAGCCACGCTATCGGCCTGTGTGTGCGCAGCATCAAGTTTTGCCCGGGGACTGCTTTTTGCAAGCGGGGGCAACAGGATTCGGTGAGTCTGGGATTAAAACTGGACGAGCGCTATCACGGTCTTGAATTGCCCGGCAAATTTAAAATGGGCATCAGTGGCTGTGTAAATTCCTGCGGGGAAAATCATTTCCGGGATGTGGGCGCAATGGGTATGCCCAAGGGATTCAAACTGATGGTTGGCGGCAACGGAGGGGTTACCCCCCGGATTGGACAGGTTATTTTCGAAGGCTTGAGTGAAGAACAGGTTTTGGAGAAAGTGGACAGGATCATCAAAGTCTATGCCCAGGGCGCCAAAAAGCACGAGCGGCTCGGCAAGTATATCGAGCGTATAAGTTTGGAGGAATTCAAAAGCCAGCTGGAAGCCTGGCCCGGCAGCGGCTTAGACAACTAAAAAGAAGACGCTGGATATGCTTTAGGCACACTTTCAACAGGTGGTATTGCAGGTGCTTTACTCTTTATGATGATTGCATTTATTCTGACCGCTTTATTTGTAAAGGAATCTTTTACACGTCAGGATAAAAGGGCATCTGGCATCAAGGAGACATGGAAGAGTGTTCCTGAAAAGAGCTTGACTATTATCTTATTTGTGACTTTCTTTGCCTTAACTCTGGGGCTTAGTTCAATAGAACCCATCGTAACAATATATGTCGCTCACTTAACCAAAGGTATCGGTCATGTTGCTTTATTGTCAGGGTTGACATTCTCAGCCTCTGGGCTGGCCAGTATAATTGCTGCTCCGAGACTGGGAAGACTTTCAGATCAAATAGGAGCGCATAAAATCATGTTAGCCGCGCTTGTTGCTGCCGGAATCATTTATATACCTCAAGCCCTGGTAACAAATCCATGGCAGTTGATGGGACTCCGCTTTTTATTGGGACTGACAATAGCAGGGCTAAATCCTTCTATTAATACCCTTGTTAAGAAAATTACACCGGATTCTCTTACGGGCAGAGTTTTTGGTTTTAACATGTCGGCAGGATATTTGGGCATATTTGGAGGCGCTGTTTTAGGCGGGCAAGTGGCGGCCTATTTCGATGTTCGATAGGTTTTTTATGTTACCGGTGTATTGTTGTTGATAAATGCTGTATGGGTGTATTTTAAAGTGTATAAAAAGCTTTGTCTAAAAGAAAA
The sequence above is drawn from the Desulfotomaculum sp. genome and encodes:
- a CDS encoding NAD(P)/FAD-dependent oxidoreductase: MAATDLLEKGAVLQRDKETFAVVPHLPGGLITPDALRRIADVAEKYNAKALKMTSAQRLAIVGLKEEDLDNVWRDLDMKPSHAIGLCVRSIKFCPGTAFCKRGQQDSVSLGLKLDERYHGLELPGKFKMGISGCVNSCGENHFRDVGAMGMPKGFKLMVGGNGGVTPRIGQVIFEGLSEEQVLEKVDRIIKVYAQGAKKHERLGKYIERISLEEFKSQLEAWPGSGLDN